From a single Helicovermis profundi genomic region:
- a CDS encoding S-layer homology domain-containing protein, whose translation MKKIFIFISLLVIMMFSNSVFSTDFVNVYDNLKSNYPSFVSRMINGGTSEAEIKSFLVDLSNEVNSTENLTESNFNSVMYNSLKKVLFKDGQMGMVKDKHYNFTITLLSVFSNEISKTLETKTLSGDLAALSSSVKSAVLNNNTNESNIIAPSDSKMNNVSPPSTGGSIASLGQTLDEEKVEKNVLDVTTKILGSKKELAIEKESFTNFVETEIKALKDKKVKEEIRNYNAIKIDLTSKSLGKEFEIKIPPLDKAINAANEVEIDTENVNLSFDRESLTDEDKKSQLTLNVKEDNNIYNIKLYVGNNSISKFKKPIKITLPYKLKSGEEGKFLSVFYVDALGKLTPMGGVYKEGKITFSTNHLSAFTVKINEKKFSDLKGYDWAKDKINSLASKGIINGKSQMLFDPSSPITRAEFTALITRMLSYSESNKEIDFKDVKKGKWYYENVKTAYEFGLMKGVSETNFNPEGGITTEEVLTVLSRIMKSKGYITPNYNDISKTYSENEISSWAKDDVGLTISLNLNKDIPLKDFIPNQKITRAEVASMLYEIINM comes from the coding sequence ATGAAAAAAATATTTATCTTTATTAGTTTATTAGTGATTATGATGTTTTCAAATAGTGTTTTTTCTACTGATTTTGTTAATGTTTATGATAATTTAAAATCGAATTATCCTTCCTTTGTGAGTAGAATGATTAATGGAGGTACAAGTGAAGCTGAAATTAAAAGTTTCTTAGTGGATTTAAGTAATGAAGTTAATTCCACTGAAAATTTGACTGAGTCAAATTTCAACTCAGTTATGTACAATTCCTTAAAAAAAGTTTTATTTAAAGATGGACAAATGGGTATGGTAAAAGACAAACATTATAATTTTACAATTACTCTATTAAGTGTATTTTCAAATGAAATATCAAAAACACTTGAAACAAAGACTTTATCAGGCGATTTGGCTGCGCTTTCTAGTTCTGTAAAAAGTGCTGTTTTAAATAATAATACTAATGAATCAAATATAATAGCTCCTTCTGATTCTAAAATGAATAACGTATCACCTCCATCTACTGGCGGAAGTATTGCATCTTTAGGTCAAACTTTAGATGAAGAAAAAGTTGAAAAAAATGTACTTGATGTTACGACTAAAATTTTGGGAAGTAAAAAAGAATTAGCAATTGAAAAAGAAAGTTTTACTAATTTTGTGGAAACAGAAATAAAAGCATTAAAAGATAAGAAAGTTAAAGAAGAAATAAGAAATTATAATGCAATCAAAATTGATTTAACAAGTAAAAGTCTTGGAAAAGAATTTGAAATAAAAATACCACCGCTAGATAAAGCTATTAATGCTGCAAATGAAGTTGAAATTGATACGGAGAATGTAAATTTATCTTTTGATAGAGAAAGTTTAACAGATGAAGATAAAAAAAGCCAATTAACTTTAAATGTTAAAGAAGATAATAATATTTATAATATTAAATTATATGTAGGTAATAATTCTATAAGTAAATTTAAAAAACCAATAAAAATTACTTTGCCTTATAAATTAAAAAGTGGTGAAGAGGGTAAATTTTTATCAGTTTTTTATGTAGATGCTTTAGGAAAACTTACTCCTATGGGTGGAGTTTACAAAGAAGGCAAGATTACTTTTTCAACAAATCATTTATCAGCCTTTACTGTAAAAATCAACGAAAAAAAATTTAGTGATCTTAAAGGTTACGATTGGGCCAAGGATAAAATTAATTCTTTAGCATCAAAAGGAATTATTAATGGAAAAAGCCAAATGCTTTTTGACCCTAGTAGTCCGATAACAAGAGCTGAATTTACAGCGCTTATAACTAGAATGCTAAGTTACAGCGAATCTAATAAAGAAATTGATTTTAAAGATGTAAAAAAAGGTAAATGGTACTATGAAAATGTTAAAACTGCATATGAGTTTGGACTTATGAAAGGCGTTAGTGAAACAAACTTTAATCCTGAAGGTGGTATTACTACCGAAGAAGTTCTTACGGTTCTATCAAGGATTATGAAAAGTAAAGGTTATATCACTCCGAATTATAATGATATTTCAAAAACATATAGTGAAAATGAAATAAGTTCATGGGCGAAAGACGATGTTGGACTAACTATATCATTAAATTTAAATAAAGATATTCCCCTTAAAGACTTTATACCAAATCAAAAAATAACTAGAGCAGAAGTCGCAAGTATGTTATATGAAATAATTAATATGTAA